GCTCGGGCGCTTCGGTCCTGCGATGTCGACAGAGAGGACGTCGACGCGCTCTACCTCGGGAACTTCGTCGCCGGCATGTTGGAGGGGCAGGAGACGCTCGCGCCGCTCGTCGCCGACAGCGTCGGCCTCGTCGGCGTTCCGACGATGAAGACGGAGGGCGCGTGTGCGAGTTCGGGCATTGCGTTCAGACAGGCGTACCAGGCGATTCGAACCGGCGTCCACGACGTTGTCGTCGTCGCCGGCGTCGAGCGGATGACGAACGCCGAAACGCCGGAGTTCACCCGCGCGCTCGGCAGCGCCGCCGACCACGACACCGACGGGGCGACGGGGCTGACGTTTCCGGGCTTCTACGGTCTCGTGCTCAACCGTTACATGCACGAGTACGGCGCGACCCGCGAGCAGGTCGCGGCGGTTTCGGTGAAGAACCGACGAAACGGCGTGTCGAATCCCCGCGCTCGGTTCCGGTCGCCGGTGACCGTCGAGGACGTGGTCGACTCGCGCCTCGTCGCGGACCCGCTCCGCCTCTACGACTGCTGCCCCGCCGCCGACGGCGGCGCCGCGGTGGTTCTCGCGTCGGCTGACGTCGCCCAGTCGTTCACGAACGCGCCGATTCCGGTGCTCGGGAGCGGTCACGCGACGGGTCGAAGCGCCGCCTACCGCTACGACGACCTGACGACGCTCGAAGCCACGTCGCTCGCCGCCGAGGAGGCGTACGGCGAGGCAGGCATCTCGCCCTCCGAGGTCGACGTCGTCGAACTCCACGACTGCTTCTCGGCCGCCGAAATCGGCGACTCCGAGGACCTCGGCTTCTTCGAGAAGGGCGAGGGCGCGGCGGCCGTCGCGGAGGGACGAACCGCCGTCGACGGCGAACTCCCCATCAATCCGAGCGGCGGACTGCTCGCGAAGGGTCACCCGGTCGGCGCGACCGGCATCGGCCAGGTTTACGAGGTGTGTCTGCAGTTGCTCGGCGAGCACGAAAACCAAGTCGAGGGGGCCGAGGTCGGCGTCGCGCACAACCTCGGCGGGAGCGGCGCGGTGAGCACCGTGACCGTCCTCGGAGGGCCGTCGCATGTCTGAGTCGCCGCCGTCGTTTCCGGCGCAGCGGTGCGCCGACTGCGGCCTGCGCTACGGTCACGGCGCTCACGTCTGCCGCCAGTGCGGGTCCGAGGCGTTCGAGGACGCGCCGCTCTCCGGCGAGGGGACGGTGTACGCGCGGACGACGATCAGAATACCAGGCTCCGACCAGCAGGGGGAGGAGCCGTTCGAGGTGGCCGTCGTCGACGTCGGCGGCGCCGAGTCGGTCAGGGTGAC
This genomic stretch from Haloprofundus salilacus harbors:
- a CDS encoding Zn-ribbon domain-containing OB-fold protein — encoded protein: MSESPPSFPAQRCADCGLRYGHGAHVCRQCGSEAFEDAPLSGEGTVYARTTIRIPGSDQQGEEPFEVAVVDVGGAESVRVTARIEENPGLGPDDPVEFVERRNGVFYFRAV
- a CDS encoding thiolase domain-containing protein, whose translation is MKDVCIVGMGTTEFGVLDEGIKELGITAVARALRSCDVDREDVDALYLGNFVAGMLEGQETLAPLVADSVGLVGVPTMKTEGACASSGIAFRQAYQAIRTGVHDVVVVAGVERMTNAETPEFTRALGSAADHDTDGATGLTFPGFYGLVLNRYMHEYGATREQVAAVSVKNRRNGVSNPRARFRSPVTVEDVVDSRLVADPLRLYDCCPAADGGAAVVLASADVAQSFTNAPIPVLGSGHATGRSAAYRYDDLTTLEATSLAAEEAYGEAGISPSEVDVVELHDCFSAAEIGDSEDLGFFEKGEGAAAVAEGRTAVDGELPINPSGGLLAKGHPVGATGIGQVYEVCLQLLGEHENQVEGAEVGVAHNLGGSGAVSTVTVLGGPSHV